One part of the Microbacterium aurugineum genome encodes these proteins:
- a CDS encoding TatD family hydrolase has protein sequence MADTYVRERSGDGRKDLKYPAAPEPLTVPVYDNHAHLEIVDGDEPLSLTEQLDRAAAVGIAGVVQASGDIESSRWAVEAAAADPRVLAAVAIHPNDAPTYAEEGRLDEAIAVIDELAAHPRTRAIGETGLDFFRTEPERRAPQFESFEAHIDLAKKHGIAMQIHDRDAHDAVLETLARVGAPERTVFHCFSGDDAIARICADAGYHLSFAGNVTFKNAQNLRDALKVTPLDRLLVETDAPFLTPVPLRGRPNAPYLVPITVRFMAAELGVEVDELCAQLAENTLRIYGSFV, from the coding sequence ATGGCGGACACCTATGTGCGCGAGCGCTCGGGCGACGGCCGCAAGGATCTGAAGTACCCGGCCGCCCCCGAGCCGCTGACGGTTCCGGTGTACGACAACCATGCGCACCTGGAGATTGTCGACGGCGACGAGCCGCTGTCGCTGACCGAGCAGCTCGATCGGGCGGCGGCGGTGGGCATCGCCGGTGTCGTGCAGGCCTCCGGCGACATCGAGTCCTCGCGGTGGGCCGTCGAGGCCGCGGCCGCCGATCCGCGAGTCCTGGCTGCGGTCGCGATCCATCCGAACGACGCGCCGACGTATGCGGAGGAGGGGCGTCTCGACGAGGCGATCGCGGTGATCGACGAACTCGCCGCGCATCCGCGCACCCGCGCGATCGGCGAGACCGGGCTCGATTTCTTCCGCACGGAGCCGGAGCGACGGGCTCCGCAGTTCGAGTCGTTCGAGGCGCACATCGATCTCGCGAAGAAGCACGGCATCGCCATGCAGATCCACGATCGGGATGCGCACGACGCGGTGCTGGAGACCCTCGCCCGTGTCGGTGCTCCGGAGCGGACGGTCTTCCACTGCTTCTCGGGAGATGACGCGATTGCGCGCATCTGCGCGGACGCCGGCTACCACCTGTCGTTCGCGGGCAACGTCACGTTCAAGAACGCCCAGAACCTGCGCGACGCGCTGAAGGTCACGCCTCTCGATCGCCTCCTGGTCGAGACGGATGCGCCGTTCCTCACCCCCGTGCCACTGCGGGGCCGGCCGAACGCGCCCTACCTCGTCCCGATCACGGTGCGTTTCATGGCGGCCGAGCTCGGTGTGGAGGTGGATGAGCTGTGTGCCCAGCTCGCCGAGAACACGCTCAGGATCTACGGTTCGTTCGTCTGA
- a CDS encoding molybdopterin-dependent oxidoreductase: MTNPTRATREDTFRAAAAGLSASFLAVGLAELVAAVVEPSASPFAVIGSGLIDLAPSWAKDTAIALFGTGDKAALIVGIAVVLVVVAAVAGILERRRSGVGAVVLGALGALAVVAAMVRPGAGPFAWLPGLVAGLVAVVVLRLLIARLRPVAGLGPDDEDRRRFLLWTAGVAAAGAVALIVGNVARGASRSIEAVRDALRLPSAARAAAAVPAGAELGIPGLAPVVTPNVDFYRIDTALIVPRVDPADWSLRIHGMVEREMEITWDELLAMPMQESDVTLACVSNEVGGSLIGNARWLGLPVRDLLARAGVDADADMVLSTSADGFTASTPIEALTDDSDALLAIGMNGEPLPIEHGFPVRMVVPGLYGYVSATKWVTQLEVTRFDRATAYWTTRGWSERGPIKLQSRIDVPRRGQQVTAGDAVIAGMAWQQHVGIAGVEVRIDDGPWRAAELATAISTDTWVQWSLDWVAESGTHTIECRALNVDGETQTSDPAAPAPDGAQGWHRIDVSVA, translated from the coding sequence ATGACGAACCCGACGCGTGCGACGAGGGAGGACACGTTCCGCGCCGCTGCAGCGGGGTTGAGTGCATCGTTCCTCGCCGTCGGCCTGGCGGAACTCGTCGCCGCGGTGGTGGAGCCGAGCGCGAGCCCGTTCGCCGTGATCGGGAGCGGGCTCATCGACCTCGCTCCGAGCTGGGCGAAGGACACCGCCATCGCGCTGTTCGGCACCGGTGACAAGGCGGCCCTGATCGTGGGCATCGCCGTGGTGCTCGTGGTCGTCGCCGCTGTCGCGGGAATCCTGGAGCGACGACGGTCCGGTGTCGGTGCCGTGGTCCTGGGAGCGCTCGGCGCTCTCGCCGTCGTCGCGGCGATGGTTCGCCCCGGCGCGGGGCCGTTCGCCTGGCTGCCCGGGCTGGTCGCCGGTCTCGTCGCCGTGGTCGTCCTGCGCCTCCTGATCGCCCGACTGCGTCCGGTCGCAGGGCTCGGACCCGACGACGAGGACCGGAGACGATTCCTGCTGTGGACCGCGGGTGTCGCCGCAGCGGGTGCCGTCGCGCTCATCGTCGGCAACGTCGCGCGCGGCGCGAGCCGATCGATCGAAGCGGTCCGCGACGCGCTGCGGCTGCCCTCGGCGGCACGCGCAGCAGCGGCGGTTCCCGCCGGTGCCGAGCTGGGGATCCCCGGCCTCGCCCCTGTCGTCACTCCGAACGTGGACTTCTACCGCATCGACACCGCGCTCATCGTGCCGCGGGTGGACCCGGCCGACTGGTCGCTGCGCATCCACGGGATGGTCGAGCGCGAGATGGAGATCACCTGGGACGAGTTGCTCGCGATGCCGATGCAGGAGTCCGACGTCACGCTCGCGTGCGTGTCGAACGAGGTCGGCGGATCCCTGATCGGCAATGCACGCTGGCTCGGGCTCCCCGTGCGGGATCTGCTCGCGCGCGCGGGCGTCGACGCCGATGCGGACATGGTGCTCTCGACCTCGGCCGACGGGTTCACGGCGTCCACACCGATCGAGGCCCTCACCGACGACAGCGATGCGCTGCTCGCGATCGGGATGAACGGCGAGCCGCTGCCGATCGAACACGGCTTCCCGGTGCGGATGGTGGTGCCGGGGCTCTACGGCTACGTGTCCGCCACGAAGTGGGTCACGCAACTGGAGGTGACGCGGTTCGACCGCGCCACCGCCTATTGGACGACACGCGGATGGTCCGAGCGCGGACCCATCAAGCTGCAGTCGCGCATCGACGTCCCTCGCCGGGGGCAGCAGGTCACCGCGGGGGATGCGGTCATCGCGGGGATGGCCTGGCAGCAGCACGTCGGCATCGCGGGAGTGGAGGTGCGTATCGACGACGGGCCGTGGCGCGCGGCCGAGCTCGCGACCGCGATCTCCACCGACACGTGGGTGCAGTGGAGCCTCGACTGGGTCGCGGAGAGCGGCACGCACACCATCGAGTGCCGGGCGCTCAACGTCGACGGCGAGACGCAGACATCCGATCCTGCGGCTCCCGCCCCCGACGGCGCGCAGGGTTGGCATCGCATCGACGTCTCGGTGGCCTGA
- the metG gene encoding methionine--tRNA ligase: MPAGESFYITTPIYYPSDVPHIGHGYTTVAVDTLARWHRQAGDDTWMLTGTDEHGQKMLRAAAANNVTPQEWVDKLVSESWFPLLTTLDVANDDFIRTTQERHEMNVQTFFQRLYDRGYIYAGEYEALYCVGCEEFKPESEIVDGTGPFEGLKVCAIHSKPLELLQEKNYFFKLSEFQDRLLELYKTRPDFVRPDSARNEVVSFVSQGLKDLSISRSTFDWGIPLPWDESHVIYVWVDALLNYATAVGYGSDEETFERRWPAYHVVGKDILRFHAVIWPALLMAAGLEVPQGVFAHGWLLVGGEKMSKSKLTGIAPTEITDVFGSDAYRFYFLSAIAFGQDGSFSWEDLSARYQAELANGFGNLASRTTAMIEKYFEGIVPPAAEYTEKDLAIQKIVAEAAANADAAVTQFRIDEAIAAIWTIVDALNGYITENEPWALARDEDQRARLGTVLYTCAEGLRALAVLLSPVMPQSTEKLWIALGAAETLGRLQDQPIREAGAWGVLRPGTSVNGLAPLFPRVESTA, translated from the coding sequence ATGCCCGCAGGCGAATCGTTCTACATCACCACACCCATCTACTACCCGTCCGACGTGCCCCACATCGGCCACGGGTACACGACGGTGGCCGTCGACACGCTCGCACGGTGGCACCGCCAGGCGGGCGACGACACCTGGATGCTCACGGGCACCGACGAGCACGGCCAGAAGATGCTGCGGGCGGCCGCGGCGAACAACGTCACGCCGCAGGAGTGGGTCGACAAGCTCGTCAGCGAGAGCTGGTTCCCGCTGCTGACGACGCTCGACGTCGCCAACGACGACTTCATCCGCACCACCCAGGAGCGCCACGAGATGAACGTGCAGACGTTCTTCCAGCGCCTGTACGACCGCGGCTACATCTATGCGGGCGAGTACGAGGCGCTCTACTGCGTGGGCTGCGAGGAGTTCAAGCCCGAGTCGGAGATCGTCGACGGCACCGGTCCCTTCGAGGGCCTGAAGGTGTGCGCCATCCACTCGAAGCCGCTGGAGCTGCTGCAGGAGAAGAACTACTTCTTCAAGCTCAGCGAGTTCCAGGACCGGCTGCTCGAGCTCTACAAGACGCGACCCGACTTCGTGCGCCCCGACTCGGCGCGCAACGAGGTGGTGTCGTTCGTGAGCCAGGGCCTCAAAGACCTGTCGATCTCGCGGTCGACCTTCGACTGGGGCATCCCGCTCCCGTGGGACGAGTCGCACGTCATCTACGTGTGGGTCGATGCGCTCCTGAACTACGCCACGGCCGTCGGCTACGGCTCCGATGAAGAGACCTTCGAGCGTCGCTGGCCCGCCTACCACGTGGTCGGCAAGGACATCCTGCGCTTCCACGCCGTCATCTGGCCCGCTCTGCTGATGGCGGCCGGCCTCGAGGTGCCGCAGGGCGTCTTCGCGCACGGCTGGCTGCTGGTCGGCGGCGAGAAGATGTCGAAGTCGAAGCTGACCGGCATCGCGCCGACCGAGATCACCGATGTCTTCGGGTCCGACGCCTACCGCTTCTACTTCCTCTCCGCGATCGCCTTCGGACAGGACGGGTCCTTCTCGTGGGAAGACCTGTCCGCTCGCTACCAGGCTGAGCTCGCCAACGGCTTCGGCAACCTGGCTTCGCGCACGACGGCGATGATCGAGAAGTACTTCGAGGGCATCGTGCCGCCGGCGGCCGAGTACACCGAGAAGGACCTCGCCATCCAGAAGATCGTCGCGGAGGCGGCGGCGAACGCGGATGCGGCAGTCACGCAGTTCCGCATCGACGAGGCCATCGCCGCGATCTGGACGATCGTCGACGCCCTCAACGGCTACATCACCGAGAACGAGCCGTGGGCGCTGGCCCGCGACGAGGACCAGCGCGCGCGTCTGGGCACGGTGCTCTACACCTGCGCGGAGGGGCTGCGCGCACTCGCCGTGCTGCTGTCGCCCGTGATGCCGCAGTCGACCGAGAAGCTCTGGATCGCGCTCGGCGCTGCGGAGACCTTGGGTCGTCTGCAGGACCAGCCGATCCGCGAGGCCGGAGCCTGGGGCGTGCTGCGCCCCGGTACCAGCGTCAACGGCCTCGCACCGCTGTTCCCGCGGGTGGAGTCCACGGCCTGA
- a CDS encoding thioredoxin domain-containing protein, giving the protein MTNRLADTLSPYLRAHADNPVDWYPWGEEAFAEARRRDVPLLISIGYSTCHWCHVMARESFADPETAARINEGFVAVKVDREEHPQVDGAYMAAASAFTQNLGWPLTVFATPRGRTFFAGTYWPPEARPPMPAFRDVLAAVGEAWTLRRVQAEESADAVTDALTRAAEATPSELPDVVAIATAAESIAQREDQQFGGFGGAPKFPVATTLRFLQHPLVREGAPEAGASAGRALAAMTRSDLRDADGGFFRYATQRDWTVPHYERMLTDNAQLLDVARDAGEEDLVRGIVSFLTGVLQRDGGGFGAAQDSESWVEGARSEGGYYRRALPERAGLAPPAVDGKVITGWNGLAIGALARAGATFGERSWIDAAASAADEVLRVNRDADGALVRASFEGRASAAVATAADRGLLADGLFALALATGEATWAVAARGILDDALEGTAGEDPLLSAQGIAASPDQTDGDLPSDAAAVAGAALTAWWLGAGDRYRAAAVSTVSMLAARALEQPFAHGTLLRVAAGLAIPPRQLVVVTGARDSALGLAGRGADAEVVAVVAPDQARAFTDAGFSLFEGKDAVAERAYDCRAFVCRLPVSDPAEVSIGR; this is encoded by the coding sequence ATGACCAACCGGCTCGCCGACACCCTCAGTCCGTACCTCCGTGCGCATGCCGACAACCCCGTCGACTGGTATCCGTGGGGCGAGGAAGCGTTCGCGGAGGCGAGGCGACGCGATGTGCCGCTGTTGATCTCGATCGGCTACTCGACCTGTCACTGGTGTCACGTGATGGCACGCGAATCGTTCGCGGACCCGGAGACCGCCGCGCGGATCAACGAGGGCTTCGTCGCGGTCAAGGTCGATCGCGAGGAGCATCCGCAGGTCGACGGTGCCTACATGGCCGCGGCTTCGGCGTTCACCCAGAACCTCGGTTGGCCGCTCACGGTCTTCGCCACCCCGCGCGGGCGCACCTTCTTCGCCGGCACCTACTGGCCGCCGGAGGCTCGGCCGCCGATGCCGGCGTTCCGTGACGTCCTCGCCGCGGTCGGGGAGGCGTGGACACTGCGGCGGGTGCAGGCAGAGGAGTCGGCGGATGCCGTGACCGATGCGCTCACCCGTGCGGCGGAGGCCACGCCGTCCGAACTCCCGGACGTGGTCGCGATCGCGACGGCTGCGGAGTCGATCGCCCAGCGGGAAGATCAGCAGTTCGGTGGCTTCGGCGGCGCCCCGAAGTTCCCCGTCGCCACCACCTTGCGATTCCTGCAGCATCCGCTCGTGCGGGAGGGTGCTCCGGAGGCGGGGGCGTCAGCGGGGCGCGCGCTCGCCGCGATGACCCGATCGGACCTGCGCGATGCCGACGGCGGGTTCTTCCGCTACGCCACCCAGCGCGACTGGACGGTGCCGCACTACGAGCGGATGCTGACCGACAACGCGCAGCTGCTCGACGTCGCGCGCGACGCGGGGGAGGAGGACCTCGTCCGCGGGATCGTGTCATTCCTGACCGGGGTCCTGCAGCGAGACGGCGGCGGGTTCGGTGCCGCCCAGGATTCGGAGTCGTGGGTCGAGGGCGCTCGCAGCGAGGGCGGGTACTACCGGCGTGCGCTGCCCGAACGTGCGGGCCTTGCGCCGCCCGCTGTCGATGGCAAGGTGATCACCGGGTGGAACGGCCTCGCGATCGGTGCGCTCGCCCGGGCCGGGGCGACCTTCGGAGAGCGGAGCTGGATCGATGCCGCCGCGTCCGCCGCCGACGAGGTGCTGCGGGTCAACCGCGATGCCGACGGCGCTCTCGTCCGCGCGTCCTTCGAGGGGCGGGCCTCTGCCGCGGTCGCGACCGCGGCAGATCGTGGACTTCTCGCCGACGGTCTGTTCGCTCTGGCCCTGGCCACCGGCGAGGCGACCTGGGCGGTGGCGGCCCGCGGGATCCTCGACGACGCACTGGAGGGCACAGCGGGTGAGGATCCGTTGCTGTCGGCCCAAGGGATCGCGGCGTCGCCCGACCAGACCGACGGCGACCTGCCCTCGGATGCCGCGGCCGTGGCCGGCGCCGCACTGACCGCCTGGTGGCTGGGAGCGGGGGACCGGTATCGCGCCGCTGCTGTGTCGACGGTGAGCATGCTGGCCGCGCGGGCGCTGGAGCAGCCCTTCGCCCACGGCACCCTGCTGCGGGTGGCTGCGGGCCTCGCGATCCCGCCGCGCCAACTCGTCGTGGTCACCGGAGCGCGCGACAGTGCGCTCGGCCTCGCAGGCAGGGGCGCGGATGCCGAAGTCGTCGCCGTGGTCGCGCCCGATCAGGCGCGGGCGTTCACGGATGCCGGATTCAGCCTGTTCGAGGGCAAGGACGCGGTGGCGGAACGCGCCTATGACTGCCGCGCGTTCGTGTGCCGGTTGCCCGTGAGCGACCCGGCCGAGGTGTCGATCGGGCGGTGA
- the rsmA gene encoding 16S rRNA (adenine(1518)-N(6)/adenine(1519)-N(6))-dimethyltransferase RsmA, whose product MTVTLLGATEIRRLAAELDVTPTKKLGQNFVTDANTVRKIVQAARVQPSERVVEVGPGLGSLTLAILETGASVTAVEIDHRLAARLAETAAAHGVEAERLTVVDADALRITELPGEPTVLVANLPYNVSVPVLLHFLESFPYLQRGVVMVQAEVAERLAAEPGSKIYGSPSVKAAWYGEWKLSGTVSRQVFWPVPNVDSLLVGFDRSEGERGTEEERRRTFRIVDAAFNQRRKMLRQALSGIFGSSAAASDVLIAAGVAPTARGEDLTVEDYHRIAQQAAASDVLDDDVASPSNLAP is encoded by the coding sequence ATGACCGTCACCCTGCTCGGCGCCACCGAGATCCGCCGCCTCGCCGCTGAGCTCGACGTCACTCCGACGAAGAAACTCGGCCAGAACTTCGTCACGGACGCCAACACCGTCCGCAAGATCGTGCAGGCGGCCCGGGTGCAGCCGAGCGAGCGCGTGGTCGAGGTCGGCCCCGGACTCGGCTCGCTCACGCTGGCGATCCTGGAGACCGGGGCTTCGGTCACCGCGGTCGAGATCGATCACCGCCTCGCCGCGCGACTCGCCGAGACCGCCGCCGCGCACGGCGTGGAGGCCGAGCGGCTCACGGTCGTCGATGCCGACGCCCTGCGCATCACGGAACTGCCCGGAGAGCCGACCGTGCTGGTCGCGAACCTCCCGTACAACGTGTCGGTGCCGGTGCTGCTGCACTTCCTCGAGAGTTTCCCCTACCTGCAACGCGGCGTGGTGATGGTCCAGGCCGAGGTCGCCGAGAGGCTCGCCGCCGAGCCGGGCTCCAAGATCTACGGGTCGCCCAGCGTCAAGGCCGCCTGGTACGGCGAGTGGAAGCTCTCCGGCACCGTCTCCCGCCAGGTGTTCTGGCCGGTGCCGAACGTCGACAGCCTGCTCGTCGGCTTCGACCGTTCCGAAGGGGAGCGGGGGACCGAGGAGGAGCGTCGCCGCACGTTCCGGATCGTCGATGCGGCGTTCAACCAGCGCCGCAAGATGCTCCGCCAGGCTCTGTCGGGGATCTTCGGCAGCTCCGCGGCGGCGTCCGACGTGTTGATCGCCGCCGGTGTCGCGCCGACGGCGCGGGGCGAAGATCTCACTGTCGAGGACTACCACCGGATCGCGCAGCAGGCGGCGGCGTCCGATGTCCTCGACGACGACGTCGCCTCACCCAGTAATCTGGCACCGTGA
- a CDS encoding dolichyl-phosphate-mannose--protein mannosyltransferase has translation MTAPDPLLPAPEARLTHYGRLRDRLLQDPDWGRAIRWLAPLVITAVAAVLRLVGVSHPHELAFDETYYVKDAWSLWTLGYEGTWGGEANEAFATGQSLPLSDAGSFIVHPPLGKWLIALGMAIGGPENSGGWRLATAILGAGSVLLVYLIARRLSGSVVVASVAGTLLAIDGLSIVMSRIALLDGILTFFVLLGVLFVLIDRQRTIPQLERRDPETPDPFWGPVLWRRPWLIAAGAALGAASAVKWSGLYVLAGFGLYVVVTDALARRRAGVVLWPTAAAFRQGPVSFVLFVFPALAVYLVSWTGWLLTSGGYDRQSDPNPLLALWKYHESMLGFHVGLSRGHPYASPAWEWPFLLRPTAVWVDSDPTGCGTDHCIGVISAVPNPLIWYGGVAAAVYLLYRLVRSWITRQPIAPALTVPLVGLAVTYLPWLMFPERTIFQFYTVVMMPFLVLALAMTLRVIAGRREDPLYRRQSGERTVLIFLAFVVLVSVFFLPLWTGMSVPYQFWLLHNWLPGWV, from the coding sequence GTGACCGCGCCCGACCCGCTCCTGCCCGCCCCCGAGGCGCGGCTGACGCACTACGGACGGTTGCGGGACCGGCTGCTGCAGGACCCGGACTGGGGCCGCGCGATCCGGTGGCTCGCGCCGCTGGTGATCACCGCGGTGGCGGCGGTGCTGCGCCTGGTCGGCGTGTCCCACCCGCATGAGCTCGCCTTCGATGAGACCTACTACGTCAAGGACGCCTGGTCCCTGTGGACGCTCGGCTACGAGGGCACCTGGGGTGGCGAGGCGAACGAGGCGTTCGCGACCGGGCAGAGCCTCCCGCTCTCGGATGCGGGCTCGTTCATCGTGCATCCCCCGCTCGGCAAGTGGCTCATCGCGCTGGGCATGGCGATCGGCGGGCCCGAGAACAGCGGCGGATGGCGTCTGGCCACCGCGATCCTCGGAGCGGGCTCGGTCCTCCTGGTGTATCTGATCGCGCGGCGTCTGAGCGGATCGGTGGTCGTGGCATCCGTCGCCGGAACGCTCCTGGCGATCGACGGCCTGAGCATCGTGATGAGCCGGATCGCGCTGCTCGACGGCATCCTGACGTTCTTCGTCCTGCTCGGCGTGCTGTTCGTCCTCATCGATCGGCAGCGCACGATCCCGCAGCTCGAGCGACGCGATCCCGAGACGCCCGACCCGTTCTGGGGGCCGGTGCTGTGGCGCCGGCCGTGGCTGATCGCCGCCGGTGCCGCCCTGGGTGCGGCTTCTGCCGTGAAGTGGTCGGGCTTGTACGTCCTCGCCGGTTTCGGCCTCTACGTCGTGGTGACCGACGCGTTGGCGAGGCGTCGGGCCGGCGTGGTGCTGTGGCCGACCGCCGCCGCGTTCCGGCAGGGGCCGGTCTCGTTCGTCCTTTTCGTCTTCCCCGCGCTGGCCGTGTACCTGGTCAGCTGGACGGGGTGGCTCCTGACCTCGGGGGGCTACGACCGGCAGAGCGACCCGAACCCGCTGCTCGCGCTGTGGAAGTACCACGAGTCGATGCTCGGCTTCCACGTCGGCCTGAGCCGCGGACACCCCTACGCGAGTCCCGCCTGGGAGTGGCCGTTCCTGCTGCGCCCGACGGCGGTCTGGGTGGATTCCGATCCCACCGGCTGCGGCACGGACCATTGCATCGGCGTGATCTCCGCCGTCCCGAATCCGCTCATCTGGTACGGCGGGGTGGCGGCAGCGGTGTACCTGCTCTACCGGCTGGTGCGGAGCTGGATCACCCGGCAGCCGATCGCGCCCGCACTGACCGTCCCCCTGGTCGGCCTAGCGGTCACCTATCTCCCGTGGCTGATGTTCCCCGAGCGCACGATCTTCCAGTTCTACACGGTGGTGATGATGCCGTTCCTCGTGCTCGCGCTCGCCATGACGCTGCGGGTCATCGCCGGACGACGCGAAGACCCCTTGTACCGTCGGCAGTCCGGCGAGCGCACGGTGCTGATCTTCCTCGCGTTCGTCGTTCTCGTGTCGGTGTTCTTCCTGCCGCTGTGGACCGGGATGAGCGTGCCGTACCAGTTCTGGCTGCTGCACAACTGGCTGCCCGGCTGGGTGTGA
- a CDS encoding MFS transporter gives MPSLGEIVAPRRMGRDFRWLLASSWTSNVGDGVALAAAPLLIASMTSSPMLVATGAILQFLPWLLFGLHAGAIADRFDRRRLVMLANAARAVVLVALCVFLVTGVANIWIVLAVAFLYGTAEVFVDTTGSTLLPMLVKPADLGIGNARLQAGYLVANQFAGPPLGAFLFAAGMAWPFLLEAVCVALAVVLISRMAKTPVPPRAAEAHSPVHTDIAEGLRWLWRNPPVRMLVLIILVFNITWAAPWGVLVLYATEHLQMGAVGYGALTTASAAGGILATLSFGWLERHVSFATLMRIVLSLEVLMHLSFALTTTGWVALIIMFFFGAYAFVWATISTTVRQRLVPAELQGRVASVNMVGVFGGMIVGQALGGVIAQVWGLTAPWWFAFGGAALTLLLVWKPISHIVSAKPVADPDPIDAA, from the coding sequence GTGCCATCACTCGGAGAGATCGTCGCCCCACGTCGCATGGGCCGGGATTTCCGCTGGCTGCTCGCGTCGTCGTGGACCAGCAACGTCGGTGACGGAGTGGCCCTCGCCGCTGCTCCCCTGCTGATCGCATCCATGACGTCATCGCCCATGCTGGTGGCGACGGGGGCGATCCTGCAGTTCCTCCCGTGGCTGCTCTTCGGCCTGCACGCGGGGGCGATCGCCGACCGCTTCGACCGTCGCCGACTGGTCATGCTCGCGAACGCCGCACGCGCGGTGGTCCTCGTCGCGCTGTGCGTGTTCCTCGTCACGGGCGTCGCGAACATCTGGATCGTGCTCGCCGTCGCCTTCCTCTACGGCACCGCCGAGGTGTTCGTCGACACGACGGGGAGCACCCTCCTGCCGATGCTCGTGAAGCCCGCCGACCTCGGCATCGGCAATGCCCGCCTGCAGGCCGGCTATCTGGTCGCGAATCAGTTCGCCGGTCCCCCGCTGGGCGCGTTCCTGTTCGCCGCGGGCATGGCCTGGCCGTTCCTGCTCGAAGCGGTGTGCGTGGCACTCGCGGTCGTCCTCATCTCCCGCATGGCGAAGACGCCCGTGCCGCCCCGAGCCGCCGAGGCCCACTCGCCCGTGCACACCGACATCGCCGAGGGGCTGCGGTGGCTGTGGCGCAATCCCCCGGTGCGGATGCTCGTGCTGATCATCCTCGTCTTCAACATCACGTGGGCAGCTCCCTGGGGTGTGCTCGTGCTCTACGCGACGGAACACCTGCAGATGGGCGCGGTCGGGTACGGGGCACTCACGACCGCATCGGCGGCGGGCGGGATCCTCGCGACCCTCAGCTTCGGGTGGCTCGAACGGCACGTGTCCTTCGCCACCCTGATGCGCATCGTGCTCTCGCTCGAAGTGCTCATGCATCTGTCGTTCGCGCTGACCACCACCGGCTGGGTCGCGCTGATCATCATGTTCTTCTTCGGCGCGTACGCGTTCGTGTGGGCGACGATCTCGACCACCGTCCGGCAGCGGCTGGTCCCCGCTGAGCTTCAGGGCCGCGTGGCCTCCGTGAACATGGTCGGAGTGTTCGGCGGCATGATCGTCGGGCAGGCGCTCGGCGGCGTGATCGCCCAGGTCTGGGGCCTGACCGCCCCGTGGTGGTTCGCGTTCGGCGGCGCGGCACTCACACTGCTGCTGGTGTGGAAGCCGATCTCACACATCGTGAGCGCGAAGCCGGTTGCCGATCCCGATCCGATCGACGCCGCCTGA
- the rsmI gene encoding 16S rRNA (cytidine(1402)-2'-O)-methyltransferase, producing the protein MIILAATPIGNLGDASRRLVEVLENAEVVVAEDTRTTQRLLKALQIDNRPRLIALHDHNEKQKAAELAALAAETDIVVMSDAGMPTVSDPGYGLVAEAVAQGVTVTAIPGPSAVLMALAISGLPTDRFTFEGFLPRKPGERRSTLRALAAEPRTMVFFESPARLASVLADMGAAFGDERRIAVCRELTKLYEEVRRGTAAELHDWAENGVKGEIVVVVEGAARRDASPEDALAQVQRLVAEGVRLKDASSEVAALTGLSSRDLYQAALAARSGAGA; encoded by the coding sequence GTGATCATCCTCGCCGCCACCCCGATCGGAAACCTGGGCGACGCGTCGCGACGCCTCGTGGAGGTGCTGGAGAACGCGGAGGTCGTCGTCGCGGAAGACACCCGCACCACGCAGCGTCTGCTCAAGGCGCTGCAGATCGACAATCGTCCTCGCCTGATCGCACTGCACGACCACAACGAGAAGCAGAAGGCCGCCGAACTGGCTGCGCTCGCGGCGGAGACCGACATCGTGGTGATGAGCGATGCAGGAATGCCGACCGTCAGCGACCCCGGCTACGGGCTGGTGGCCGAGGCCGTGGCGCAGGGGGTCACCGTCACCGCGATCCCCGGTCCGAGCGCCGTGCTGATGGCGCTCGCGATCTCGGGACTTCCGACCGACCGCTTCACGTTCGAGGGGTTCCTCCCGCGCAAGCCGGGGGAGCGGCGATCGACCCTCCGCGCCCTGGCCGCCGAGCCGCGCACCATGGTCTTCTTCGAGTCTCCGGCCCGGCTCGCGAGCGTTCTCGCCGACATGGGCGCTGCGTTCGGCGACGAGCGGCGGATCGCGGTGTGTCGTGAGCTCACGAAGCTGTACGAGGAGGTCCGCCGTGGCACCGCGGCCGAGCTCCACGATTGGGCCGAGAACGGCGTGAAGGGCGAGATCGTCGTCGTCGTCGAAGGAGCGGCGCGCCGGGATGCCTCCCCGGAAGATGCTCTGGCGCAGGTGCAGAGGCTGGTCGCGGAAGGCGTCCGCTTGAAGGACGCGTCCTCCGAGGTCGCCGCGCTCACCGGTCTCTCCTCCCGCGACCTCTACCAGGCCGCCCTCGCCGCCCGCTCCGGGGCCGGTGCCTGA